The sequence TCTCGCCTCCCAGCCTCGGTACCCTCGGTCCGCATTGCGAGAGCTGCACCCTATCGACGACTAGTTGCAGCCGCAGCCGCCACCGCCGACTCCCTCTCCCCCCGTGGACGCCTCCCGGGAAAAGGTCACGTGGGCCGTCATGACGCCCTCCAACTCGTCGCGGTCGGAACGCATGCCATACTCGGCCAAGTTACCTTTTTGCCACGCTTCCACCGACTGGCAGCCTGACATGAGCAGCGCTCCCAAAGACACGCCAACAAGCACGAACACCCGGACAGCCCCCGCTTGACCCTTTTTCATCGCTCCACCTCCCGCAAGAGATCGGCGATCTCGCTCTCCAGCTTTTTCGCCGTTTCCTCTCCTCGCCAGCCATAGTGCACCGAGCGGATCACCCCTTTGGCATCTACCAAAAAGGAAGTCGGCATGACCTCCACTTCCGCGTCAGCTACCAGCGATTGCTTATGATCCCATACGACCGAAAAGCTTGGCCCGGCGCGATCCAGAAACCGCTGCATCGCCTTCTCGCTGGAGTCCACGCTCACCGCTATTACTTGGAAGCCAGCGTCTTTGTTTTCCTGATACAAACGCTCCATCTCCGGAAACGAGGCCTTGCAAGGCGCACACCAGGACGCCCAAAAGTCCACATAGCTTACCTTTCCCTCCAGCTCGGGAATCTCTCCCTGCAAATCGAAATCTGCCAGGTCCGGCAACTGCTGCCCCTTCTCCCAAGCAGCGAAGCAAGCTGCCGCAGCAATGAACGAGGAGAAAAAGAACGCTCCCAAAAGTCTAAGACTGTACAACGTATTCATAAAATCGTGATGTTTGATAGTTCGAGTGTTCCGAGACGAAACAGGCCTCGGCTCCAAAGTTCGCTTCCATCAGTTCCGCTCCCCTTTCCGGCCCCGCCACAAACGCAGCCGTAGAAAGCACTCCCGCCTCCAAGCAGGAGCGAGCCACCACCGAAACAGCCAAAAGGCCGTTCGCAACCGGATAGCCCGTGGAAAGATCGATGATGTGACCATAGCGCTTTCCCCCGAGCACGAAATTTCGATGGTAGTCGCCCGAGGTCGCAACCCCGCCTCCTTGCAGCAGGGCCAGTCCGGTCCAGGTCGTTCCCGGACGAGTCGGATCTTCCAGTCCGATATGCCACGCGGGCGAATCCGGTGGCGTACCCAAAACATGGATATCCTGTCCAAAATCGACCAAGCAATTTCCAATTCCGTACTCCACCGCAAGGCCCGCCACCTTGTCCACCGCGTATTCCTTGCCAAATCCGCCGAAGTCTAGGCACATTCCCTTTTCGGGCAGGAAAACTTCACCCGGACGCCGCTGCACCTTCTGCCAACCGACCAACGACTTGGCTACGGAAATTTCCTCCGGACTGGGCAATTCCGATCGTTTGCGGCGATAATCCCACAACCCGATCAAAGGCATTCCCGACGGATCGAGTTGCCCGTGGGTCATGAAATTCAAGTCGTCGCACAGGGCTAGCAGATGCTCGAAATCCTCATCGACCTGCACCCAATCTTCGCCCGCCTTGCGATTCACCTCCGAAAGCAAGCTCGTATCCAAAAACCGAGAATACTTGCCCTCGAAAACGCCGACCCATTCAACCGCTGCGTCGGAGAAGGCAATCGCCCTAGGACGATCTTCTAGGGCGAACAAGACCGAACACGCCGTCCCCAAGGCTTGGAACTGCAAACGATAGAGCCGCCGCCCCTCGTCGAAAGAAAGGCGGCTATCGATACACTTTCGGTACGCCTGGTCGCTCGCTAAAACCACCAGCTTCCTCCAAGGGTTAAAATATCCGCGCTCGGGAAAGCCTCGTCCGAGGTATTGCCGTCGCGTCCCTTCATCTCGTAGCGCTCCCAGCTCGCGTCTAGGGAAACGGCTTCCGATAACTTGTAAATCGCCTTCAGCCCAAAGGTTTCCGTCTCCATCTTGGCCAGACGGTAGTCCGCAGAATAAAACGGGCCCCTCCCGAACTCCGTATCGAGAGGATTGATACCGGTTCCGTTCAAATCCGTATAATAAAAGTCAGCCGCTCCCTGGGAGTAGTAACGATAACTGGGGCGCAGCGTGAATGCGTCACCGATTTTCTGATACCATTCGAAATCGAAAGTGTGGCTTTCGATTCCCCAAGAGTCGCTGAAGAAACGATAGTCAAAGTCGACGCTCGCCCGTAGTCCCGGAAAAAACCGTTTCACGTTGGCGAACCAGATGCGGCGCAGCCGCTCGTCCGGCCGATGCTCCGACGTTTCTTGAAAGAGAAAGAATCCGGGCAAGACTTCCAAATTCGCGGCGATCGACTTGTAGGGATCCGACAAATACCCATCGAACTCGCTGTAGGTGAAGTTCAGACTGGCCACCGTGTTGGGATCGAGCACTTGGCTGATGCCCACATAAGCGTCGAGGCTCTCTTTTTCGCGGGCCTCCGAGAAGAAACTCGGCTCGATCTCGTCGTCGATGTAGGAAAGCCCATAACTGAGCCCAGTGTTGCGCTTGTTGTACTCGGAGGTGTTGTAGATCGCGTAACCCTTGGAGAGGAAATCGCTTTCCTTGCTGTGGGAAAACTGGAAGGAGGTTTTGTGGATACCGTTGGTCCAATCGAGATCGACAACCCCCGCTTCCCGTACATCCGTGATCTCGGAAAGAACCGTTTCGTCCCCGTTCCTGCCATTGGAACCCGTCGGGGTCGCCCCGGAAATGGTGTCATGCACCCCATGCAGGCGCAGGGCGAGGCTCTGCGTGATGGCCTTCTCGCCGCCCACATACTTCGATAATACCCGCACCCGTCCGTCATCCTCCTGATAGTCCTGCCATTTGACGGACAAATGGTCCTCCGCTCGCGTCGGCTTCACCCAAGCGATTTGCAAGTAAGCTCCGAAGGCAATGACCCGCAGCGAGGTCGGGAGCGAGAGGCGAACAAAATTCATGGCGTATCAAACGAAGGGAGTGAGGGGAGGCGAGACCTCAGCGGCTAGCTCGCCCCACATAGACAACGCAGCAATCGTCAATTTGCACTAAGGAACAAGTTTCTTGAAGGATATTCCCATAAGGACGTGGCAAAAGCGCAAAAACCATCAACATTGCCTAGGTAGCAACAATTCCAAAACGACACCCCTCCATGAGTTCCCAATACCTTTTCACGTACGGCACCCTGAAAAGCGACCAGCCCGAGCACGCTCAACACTGCCTTCCTCCACTCTCCATCGTCTCGGCCAAGGCTTGCGGCACTCTCTGGCGCCTGCGGGAAGGGTATCCCATTCTGCAGATCGAGCCGGAACTCGCCTTGCTAGACGCCAGCAAGGACCTCGTAGCGGATTGGGCCAAAGCCTTGCAAGCAGAAGCGAGCGACTCGCCTCCCCAACTG is a genomic window of Pelagicoccus enzymogenes containing:
- a CDS encoding DUF4266 domain-containing protein yields the protein MKKGQAGAVRVFVLVGVSLGALLMSGCQSVEAWQKGNLAEYGMRSDRDELEGVMTAHVTFSREASTGGEGVGGGGCGCN
- a CDS encoding TlpA family protein disulfide reductase codes for the protein MNTLYSLRLLGAFFFSSFIAAAACFAAWEKGQQLPDLADFDLQGEIPELEGKVSYVDFWASWCAPCKASFPEMERLYQENKDAGFQVIAVSVDSSEKAMQRFLDRAGPSFSVVWDHKQSLVADAEVEVMPTSFLVDAKGVIRSVHYGWRGEETAKKLESEIADLLREVER
- a CDS encoding FAD:protein FMN transferase, translating into MVLASDQAYRKCIDSRLSFDEGRRLYRLQFQALGTACSVLFALEDRPRAIAFSDAAVEWVGVFEGKYSRFLDTSLLSEVNRKAGEDWVQVDEDFEHLLALCDDLNFMTHGQLDPSGMPLIGLWDYRRKRSELPSPEEISVAKSLVGWQKVQRRPGEVFLPEKGMCLDFGGFGKEYAVDKVAGLAVEYGIGNCLVDFGQDIHVLGTPPDSPAWHIGLEDPTRPGTTWTGLALLQGGGVATSGDYHRNFVLGGKRYGHIIDLSTGYPVANGLLAVSVVARSCLEAGVLSTAAFVAGPERGAELMEANFGAEACFVSEHSNYQTSRFYEYVVQS
- a CDS encoding DUF3570 domain-containing protein; its protein translation is MNFVRLSLPTSLRVIAFGAYLQIAWVKPTRAEDHLSVKWQDYQEDDGRVRVLSKYVGGEKAITQSLALRLHGVHDTISGATPTGSNGRNGDETVLSEITDVREAGVVDLDWTNGIHKTSFQFSHSKESDFLSKGYAIYNTSEYNKRNTGLSYGLSYIDDEIEPSFFSEAREKESLDAYVGISQVLDPNTVASLNFTYSEFDGYLSDPYKSIAANLEVLPGFFLFQETSEHRPDERLRRIWFANVKRFFPGLRASVDFDYRFFSDSWGIESHTFDFEWYQKIGDAFTLRPSYRYYSQGAADFYYTDLNGTGINPLDTEFGRGPFYSADYRLAKMETETFGLKAIYKLSEAVSLDASWERYEMKGRDGNTSDEAFPSADILTLGGSWWF
- a CDS encoding gamma-glutamylcyclotransferase family protein, translating into MSSQYLFTYGTLKSDQPEHAQHCLPPLSIVSAKACGTLWRLREGYPILQIEPELALLDASKDLVADWAKALQAEASDSPPQLEGNWIEGQLFEFPLEADVLKKMDAWENFIPGVKSAYQRRLIWVKTADGADRVAWAYVCYSPPNWATMLNETSWNA